A genomic stretch from Falco cherrug isolate bFalChe1 chromosome 3, bFalChe1.pri, whole genome shotgun sequence includes:
- the CENPS gene encoding centromere protein S → MEATEEERLLLTQRLKAAVHYTVGCLCQDVAEDKDVQFTKQTIAAISEITFRQCDNFAKDLEMFARHAKRSTVTTEDVKLLARRSNSLLKYITQKSEELASSNMEQKEKKKKKSSAAKGGKTPGEQEAAVNESEDSNMA, encoded by the exons ATGGAGGCGACGGAGGAGGAGCGGCTCCTGCTCACTCAG AGGCTGAAGGCTGCAGTTCACTACACGGTTGGCTGCTTGTGTCAGGATGTGGCAGAAGACAAAGATGTGCAATTCACCAAACAAACCATTGCAGCTATTTCAGAGATCACCTTCAGGCAGTGCG ACAACTTCGCAAAAGACCTTGAAATGTTTGCAAG GCATGCTAAACGAAGCACAGTCACTACAGAAGATGTGAAGCTTTTGGCTAGAAGGAGCAATTCTTTG CTAAAGTATATCACCCAGAAGAGTGAAGAGCTTGCATCAAGTAACATGGAGcaaaaggagaagaagaaaaagaagtccaGTGCAGCTAAGGGAGGGAAAACTCCTGGGGAACAAGAAGCAGCTGTGAATGAAAGTGAAGATTCCAACATGGCATGA